The proteins below are encoded in one region of Bosea sp. BIWAKO-01:
- a CDS encoding P22 phage major capsid protein family protein — translation MANDLKVQDIIVREAQYQLKNALVLGNLVSRVHEGEFASDIDGWKKGDKVRVKRPENFIPGEGATLSVAEAEEATMDVVVDTQLNKGLSFTSKELTLFLSGPKGARRIGEEKIKPLMHAFANRIDSDLAGLYRHVPNYVGTPGLTIDAYPDYLKGTERLNELAVPMDARYGLLSPADDAGLKGAFNNYHDATVARNALQKAKLPMLDGSDVYMSQNVKTHVVGVATGTPLVQGAGQAVTYAASKASYTQTLNTDGWTNSTTGILRGGDVFTIAGVYAVNPVDGDVLPFLRQFVVRADADSGASTGPAALTISPPIITSGPYKTVSAAPADNAPITVLGTGGTGYRQPMIFHKDAFHLAVVPMEMPEGAAFKARINEDGISVRVVSGYGITDDISTWRFDVLYGVTPVRPNLAVRLNGTA, via the coding sequence ATGGCCAATGATCTGAAGGTCCAGGACATCATCGTCCGGGAAGCGCAGTACCAGCTCAAGAACGCGCTGGTGCTCGGCAATCTCGTCTCCCGCGTCCATGAGGGCGAGTTCGCCTCCGATATCGACGGCTGGAAGAAGGGCGACAAGGTGCGCGTCAAGCGCCCCGAAAACTTCATCCCGGGCGAGGGCGCGACGCTCTCGGTCGCCGAGGCCGAGGAGGCGACGATGGATGTCGTCGTCGACACCCAGCTGAACAAGGGCCTGTCCTTCACCTCGAAGGAGCTGACCCTGTTCCTCTCGGGCCCCAAGGGCGCAAGGCGCATCGGCGAGGAGAAGATCAAGCCGCTGATGCATGCCTTCGCCAACCGGATCGATTCCGATCTCGCCGGGCTCTATCGCCATGTCCCGAACTATGTCGGCACGCCCGGCCTGACGATCGACGCCTATCCCGACTATCTCAAGGGCACCGAGCGCCTGAACGAGCTCGCCGTGCCGATGGATGCGCGCTACGGCCTGCTCAGCCCCGCCGATGACGCCGGCCTGAAGGGCGCCTTCAACAACTACCATGACGCGACGGTGGCGCGGAACGCCCTGCAGAAGGCCAAGCTGCCGATGCTGGATGGGTCCGACGTCTACATGTCGCAGAACGTCAAGACGCATGTCGTCGGTGTCGCTACCGGTACGCCGCTGGTCCAGGGCGCCGGCCAGGCCGTGACCTATGCGGCCTCCAAGGCGAGCTATACCCAGACCCTGAACACCGATGGATGGACGAATTCCACCACCGGCATCCTCCGGGGCGGCGACGTCTTCACCATTGCCGGCGTCTATGCGGTCAACCCGGTCGATGGCGACGTGCTGCCCTTCCTGCGCCAGTTCGTGGTCAGGGCCGACGCGGATTCCGGCGCCTCGACCGGCCCGGCGGCGCTGACGATCTCGCCGCCGATCATCACGTCGGGCCCCTACAAGACGGTGAGCGCGGCGCCTGCCGACAATGCGCCGATTACCGTGCTCGGCACCGGCGGCACCGGCTATCGCCAGCCGATGATCTTCCACAAGGACGCCTTCCATCTCGCGGTCGTGCCGATGGAGATGCCGGAGGGCGCGGCCTTCAAGGCGCGGATCAACGAGGATGGCATCTCGGTGCGCGTCGTCTCCGGCTACGGCATCACCGACGATATCAGCACCTGGCGCTTCGACGTGCTCTACGGCGTGACCCCGGTGCGGCCGAACCTCGCGGTCCGCCTGAACGGCACCGCCTGA